A window of Tripterygium wilfordii isolate XIE 37 chromosome 7, ASM1340144v1, whole genome shotgun sequence contains these coding sequences:
- the LOC120002561 gene encoding serine carboxypeptidase-like — translation MASTTLFISLILFEFMVISSLGYARYIHHSIPSATKVISSKKEEEKLTRSTNLLPEDDIDIFKNNSLVEKEFKFPVLPAIYASIDDLTRHVGYIKLRHTTDARMFYYFFESRNSKEDPVVIWLTGGPGGNSAISIFNGNGPFRIEEYNLSSLHLKWNIYGWDMVSNIIYVDQPIGTGLSYPFNDNDIRQDQNGISNDLYDFLQEFFKKYPDFVNNDFFITGQSYAGHYAPALASRIQRGNRENEGIHINLKGFAVGNGLIDLKIQYPSLPYYAWSEGKITYDQYMQLNELNQQCESDTETCRHVVSGGENSFIDIFLAFIEVIESTGNDTACLDAFESCDLIYQRTLGSGNFDSKDIRKDRGASNNYSTLARLMNAQPIKDALGVSDIEFVLLSGPVYNALKGDWAKNLEAGIPTLLEDGIKVLIYAGDKDFICNWLGNFRWLMSMEWNGQQEFIHSKKIKFEVDRSDSGLMTSHGPLTFIKVYDSGINVPGDQPKVALHMIKHWMKGEL, via the exons ATGGCTTCAACTACTCTTTTCATTTCTCTTATTCTTTTTGAATTCATGGTAATATCATCACTTGGGTATGCTAGATACATCCATCACTCTATTCCTTCAGCAACAAAGGTCATTTCAtccaaaaaggaagaagaaaagctAACCAGATCAACCAACTTGCTCCCTGAAGATGACATTGACATCTTCAAGAATAACTCTTTAGTTGAGAAGGAATTTAAGTTTCCTGTTCTTCCTGCTATATACGCTTCGATTGATGACCTTACTCGTCACGTTGGTTACATAAAGCTTCGACATACTACAGATGCAAG gATGTTCTACTACTTCTTTGAATCACGGAATAGTAAAGAAGATCCAGTTGTGATATGGTTGACCGGAGGGCCAGGAGGCAatagtgcaatttcaatattTAACGGAAATGGTCCTTTTCGTATCGAAGAATACAACTTAAGTAGCCTTCACCTAAAATGGAATATTTATGGTTGGGATATG gtATCAAACATTATATATGTTGACCAACCTATCGGTACAGGTTTGAGTTATCCTTTTAACGATAATGACATAAGACAAGATCAAAATGGTATCAGCAAtgatttgtatgattttttacag gaattttttaaaaaatatcccGATTTTGTCAATAACGATTTTTTCATAACTGGACAATCTTATGCTGGTCACTATGCTCCTGCTTTGGCTTCTCGGATACAGAGaggaaatagagaaaatgagggAATTCATATAAATCTTAAG GGATTTGCTGTTGGTAATGGACTTATAGATTTAAAAATTCAATACCCATCATTACCATATTATGCTTGGTCTGAGGGAAAAATTACATACGACCAATACATGCAACTAAATGAATTGAATCAACAATGTGAATCAGACACAGAAACATGTC GACATGTGGTCTCTGGAGGAGAGAATAGCTTCATCGATATATTCTTAGCATTTATTGAAGTGATTGAGA GCACAGGTAATGATACTGCTTGTTTGGACGCGTTTGAGTCTTGTGATTTAATATACCAACGAACTCTTGGGAGCGGAAATTTTGAT tctAAAGATATCAGAAAGGATCGTGGAGCTAGTAATAACTACTCAACACTTGCACGTTTAATGAATGCACAACCAATAAAGGATGCTCTTGGCGTGTCAGATATAGAATTTGTTTTGTTGAGCGGACCTGTATATAATGCACTAAAGGGAGATTGGGCAAAAAATCTTGAAGCAGGCATTCCAACTCTACTTGAGGATGGAATCAAAGTCCTTATTTATGCGGGAGATAAAGATTTTATATGCAACTGGCTTG GAAATTTTCGATGGCTCATGAGTATGGAGTGGAATGGCCAACAAGAATTCATACactctaaaaaaattaaatttgaagtTGATAGAAGTGATTCGGGATTGATGACTAGCCATGGACCTCTCACTTTCATCAAG GTTTATGATTCTGGAATCAATGTTCCAGGGGATCAACCAAAAGTTGCTCTGCACATGATAAAGCATTGGATGAAAGGAGAACTCTAA